A window of Halobacillus naozhouensis genomic DNA:
TTCTTTTAGCGAAGATATTTTAAAAAACATCGGGATCAACTCAGTATTTAGCAACAAAATCAGTTTGTCACGACTAGGCGTGATCATCGGTATGTGTGCTGCCATCATATTAGCCTATATCCTGCCGGGTGGGGTCATAGCTCAGGCAACCTCCTTCTGGTTTGGTATTTGCGCCGCAGGGTTTTTACCCGTACTCGTCGGCAGTTTATATTGGAAAAATTCAACTAGAAGCGGCGCCATCTCAAGTATCGTTGTCGGTTTTGCTGTCAGTATTCTTGGATTCCTATTTTTCCATCAAAAAGAAGCTGCTGCCATCGGGTTATCCAACGCAGTCTTTGGAGTAGACACTTTATTAGGATTTCCGATGACCCATATTAATCCGTTATTTTACGCTCTTCCCCTCTCAACAGTTGTATTTATCGTTGTAAGTTTGAGAACGAACGAGCAAGTCGATTTAGAAGTAAATGAGGATTCTGTTGTTTCGAAGTAATGAAAGATGGTAGATAGGAAGACTACAGCAGAAATGTGAACGTAATGTAAAAGCGGCTACTCGAAATAGTAGCCGCTTTTCTAAGCTTAATTGCTATAAAATAAATTCTGCAATAAATTATGAGAGAACTGAAACACCATCAGTCCCCTCTTCCTATAAATTACTTTTACAATTATGCTCTACCCTGCTTCAAAAAATTTGCGATTCAATTGAACATATTCATTTTCTTCTTCAGGAACTTCGTCTTCCATATAGATAGCTTCTACGGGGCAGGCTGCCTCACATGCACCACATTCAATACATACCTCTGGGTCAATATGAAACATATCCTCCCCTTCTTCTATACAATCTACCGGACAAACTTCTAAGCATTCGGCCGCCTTTTCGTCTTTGCAGGGTGATGTTATCACAAAAGCCAAGTGAAGGGCTCCTTTCCTAACTATAGATTAATTATTTACAAAAAAGTTGAATCATAGATTTACTAGGATTGGACTCAATCCCTTTTTACAATCATAGAAATACCTTGACCTACCCCGATGCACATCGTTGCTAACCCATGCTTACTATCCCTCTTTTTCATTTCATGCAATAATGTCGTTAGAATTCTAGCCCCACTAGCTCCAAGAGGATGACCATAGGCAATGGAGCCCCCGTTAACATTAACCCGCTCCTGGTCTAAATCCAGTTCACGGATGCATGCGAGTGACTGGGCAGCAAAAGCTTCATTCAACTCGATCAAATCTAAATCGTTAACGGTCATCTTCGCACG
This region includes:
- a CDS encoding DUF362 domain-containing protein — its product is MAFVITSPCKDEKAAECLEVCPVDCIEEGEDMFHIDPEVCIECGACEAACPVEAIYMEDEVPEEENEYVQLNRKFFEAG